In Phaeobacter piscinae, one genomic interval encodes:
- a CDS encoding class I SAM-dependent methyltransferase has protein sequence MSRLDSMLRRLTAQRDGLNWAAEQVRNLAGDVLDIGLGNGRTYDHLRETLPDRRVRVIDRVLQCHPSCVPPEADFLQGEARPMLDKLAQERSPIILAHYDLGFGVKEKDIAEAAALSPAIAAVMAQGGIIVSGQPLVGFDELDGPQGIPPGRYLFYQVR, from the coding sequence ATGAGCCGCTTGGATTCCATGCTGCGCCGTCTGACCGCGCAGCGGGATGGGCTGAATTGGGCCGCAGAGCAGGTTCGCAACCTTGCCGGGGATGTGCTCGACATCGGTTTGGGCAACGGGCGCACCTATGATCACCTGCGCGAAACACTGCCGGACCGGCGGGTTCGCGTTATTGACCGGGTGCTGCAATGCCACCCCTCCTGTGTGCCGCCAGAGGCTGATTTCCTGCAAGGCGAGGCCCGCCCGATGCTGGACAAGCTGGCACAGGAACGCAGCCCGATCATATTGGCCCATTACGACCTTGGTTTTGGTGTGAAAGAAAAAGACATTGCCGAAGCCGCCGCTCTGTCCCCGGCGATTGCGGCTGTGATGGCACAGGGAGGGATCATCGTTTCTGGTCAGCCCCTCGTCGGATTTGATGAGCTGGACGGCCCGCAAGGGATACCTCCTGGGCGCTATCTTTTCTATCAGGTGAGATGA
- the phnH gene encoding phosphonate C-P lyase system protein PhnH, translated as MPSQTQASHFSGGFTAPPIQSAKAFRAAMTAMARPGEIKAITGATPPEGLSVAAGCLLLTLCDPDTGLYLASDVDRPAVRDWITFHTGALFVRPEQADFAIGGWSALAPLDCYRIGTSEYPDRSATLIVELPCFDTPNAELRGPGIKASTEVWLPDAGPFQANSMLFPLGFDTYFTAGSQISALPRSSRITRLSNKGG; from the coding sequence ATGCCGTCACAAACCCAGGCGTCGCATTTCTCCGGAGGTTTCACCGCTCCGCCGATCCAGTCAGCAAAAGCGTTTCGCGCTGCGATGACCGCCATGGCGAGGCCCGGTGAGATCAAAGCCATTACTGGCGCCACTCCTCCCGAAGGGCTCTCGGTTGCCGCAGGATGCCTGTTGTTGACGCTCTGCGATCCAGATACGGGCCTCTATCTTGCCTCCGACGTGGACCGCCCGGCTGTGCGGGACTGGATTACCTTTCACACAGGCGCGCTTTTTGTCAGGCCGGAACAGGCTGACTTCGCCATCGGCGGATGGTCGGCACTGGCGCCGCTGGATTGTTATCGCATCGGGACGTCGGAGTATCCGGATCGCTCGGCGACCCTGATTGTGGAGTTGCCGTGCTTTGACACGCCCAACGCCGAGTTGCGTGGCCCCGGCATCAAGGCCAGCACCGAGGTTTGGCTGCCAGACGCCGGTCCGTTTCAGGCCAATTCCATGCTCTTCCCACTTGGCTTTGACACCTATTTTACCGCCGGTAGCCAGATTTCTGCGCTGCCCCGATCCAGCCGGATCACGCGGCTTTCCAATAAAGGAGGCTAA
- a CDS encoding polysaccharide deacetylase family protein → MTPDWTSLDRELSRWQDDGLILPIWWRDDDAIAPTPQLDRLIELSERLALPAHLAIVARDATPALAARMAQEDRLVPVVHGWAHENHAGTGDKKAEFGTHRPIDDVLEDAENALNRLRDLLGDRLRPMFVPPWNRIDPDVEPWLAGLGYSALSTFTPRRRAKAAPGLWQINTHLDPIDWKGSRGLVAPTLLLSQLVTQLAARRKGHADVAEPYGILTHHLVQDDATWGFCEDVMRRLLDGPGRAWVFDERII, encoded by the coding sequence ATGACACCGGATTGGACCAGTTTGGACCGCGAGCTTTCTCGATGGCAGGACGATGGGTTGATCCTGCCAATCTGGTGGCGCGACGACGACGCTATTGCCCCCACGCCCCAGTTGGACCGACTGATTGAGCTGTCAGAACGCCTGGCCCTGCCCGCCCATCTTGCGATTGTTGCGCGTGATGCCACGCCCGCCCTTGCCGCCCGGATGGCGCAAGAGGATAGATTGGTGCCCGTCGTGCATGGCTGGGCGCATGAAAACCACGCAGGCACCGGTGACAAGAAGGCGGAATTTGGCACCCACCGTCCAATCGACGATGTGTTGGAGGACGCTGAAAATGCTCTGAACCGGTTGCGCGACCTGTTGGGTGACCGGCTGCGACCCATGTTTGTCCCGCCCTGGAACCGGATAGATCCCGACGTCGAACCCTGGCTCGCGGGGTTGGGCTACAGCGCCCTGTCGACCTTCACCCCGCGCCGCCGGGCAAAAGCGGCACCGGGGCTCTGGCAGATCAACACCCACCTCGACCCGATTGACTGGAAGGGCTCGCGCGGGCTTGTAGCGCCAACGCTGCTGCTGTCACAGCTGGTGACACAGCTTGCCGCGCGTCGTAAGGGGCACGCCGATGTCGCCGAACCCTACGGCATCCTGACCCATCATCTGGTGCAGGATGATGCGACCTGGGGATTTTGCGAGGATGTGATGCGGCGCCTGCTGGATGGTCCGGGGCGCGCCTGGGTATTTGATGAAAGGATTATCTGA
- the phnK gene encoding phosphonate C-P lyase system protein PhnK, whose translation MMPLLQVKNLAKMYGARIGCTDVSFDLYPGEVMGIVGESGSGKSTLLNSMAGHLTPDRGEVIFDTRADGPVDTVTMSEPARRMLGRTDWAFVHQHARDGLRMSVSAGGNIGERLMAVGDRNYGDIRANATDWLGRVEIAESRIDDRPSAFSGGMQQRLQIARNLVTGPRLVFMDEPTGGLDVSVQARLLDLLRSLVREMGLSAIIVTHDLAVVRLLADRLMVMKDGHVVETGLTDQVLDDPQHAYTQLLVSSVLQV comes from the coding sequence ATGATGCCGCTGTTGCAAGTAAAAAACCTGGCCAAGATGTATGGCGCGCGGATTGGCTGCACGGATGTGAGCTTTGATCTCTATCCGGGCGAAGTCATGGGCATCGTCGGGGAAAGTGGGTCGGGAAAATCGACCCTGTTGAACAGTATGGCCGGGCATCTGACGCCGGACCGGGGTGAGGTGATTTTTGATACCCGTGCTGACGGTCCTGTGGACACGGTCACCATGTCGGAACCGGCGCGTCGCATGCTGGGGCGCACGGATTGGGCCTTTGTCCATCAGCATGCGCGCGACGGTTTGCGCATGTCTGTGTCAGCTGGTGGTAATATCGGTGAGCGGTTGATGGCAGTAGGAGATCGCAACTATGGCGACATCCGTGCCAATGCGACGGATTGGCTGGGCCGGGTCGAGATCGCCGAAAGCCGGATTGATGATCGGCCCTCCGCTTTCTCAGGTGGTATGCAGCAACGGTTGCAGATTGCCAGGAATTTGGTCACCGGACCGAGGCTGGTCTTCATGGATGAACCCACGGGCGGGCTGGATGTTTCGGTACAGGCGCGGCTGCTGGATTTGCTACGCAGCCTGGTGCGCGAGATGGGGCTGAGCGCGATCATCGTGACCCACGATCTCGCGGTGGTGCGGCTTTTGGCGGATCGGCTGATGGTCATGAAAGACGGCCATGTCGTCGAGACAGGTCTGACCGATCAGGTGTTGGACGATCCGCAGCATGCCTACACCCAATTGCTGGTTTCCAGCGTACTTCAGGTCTGA
- a CDS encoding alpha-D-ribose 1-methylphosphonate 5-phosphate C-P-lyase PhnJ gives MSDYNFAYLDEQTKRMIRRAILKGLAVPGYQVPFASREMPMPYGWGTGGVQVSAATLTPDDTLKVIDQGADDTTNAVSIRKFFENTAGVATTEETAKASVIQTRHRIPEAELSEDQILVYQVPIPEPLRFLEPRETETRKMHSLQEYGLMHVKLYEDISQHGAIATSYAYPVKVADRYVMDPSPIPKFDNPKMNMAAIQLFGAGREQRIYAVPPYTEVVSLDFEDYPFEASKADHPCDLCAAEDSYLDEVILDDAGNRMFVCSDTDYCRSRRDAGHLGRLSEEAA, from the coding sequence ATGTCTGACTATAATTTTGCCTACCTTGACGAACAGACCAAGCGGATGATCCGCAGGGCGATCCTGAAGGGGCTGGCGGTGCCGGGCTATCAGGTTCCATTTGCGAGCCGAGAAATGCCCATGCCCTACGGCTGGGGCACGGGTGGCGTGCAGGTCTCTGCTGCGACGTTGACACCAGATGACACGCTGAAGGTGATCGACCAAGGGGCCGACGACACCACCAATGCGGTGTCGATCCGGAAGTTTTTTGAAAACACCGCAGGCGTGGCCACCACCGAGGAAACCGCAAAGGCCAGTGTCATCCAGACCCGCCACAGGATCCCGGAGGCTGAGCTGAGTGAGGATCAAATCCTTGTCTATCAGGTGCCGATCCCGGAGCCCTTGCGCTTTCTTGAGCCGCGCGAAACCGAAACCCGCAAGATGCACAGCTTGCAGGAATACGGATTGATGCACGTGAAACTTTATGAGGATATCAGCCAACACGGCGCCATCGCGACCTCCTATGCGTATCCGGTGAAGGTCGCGGATCGCTATGTGATGGATCCGTCTCCCATTCCAAAGTTCGATAACCCCAAGATGAACATGGCGGCGATCCAGCTGTTTGGCGCGGGGCGTGAACAGCGCATCTATGCCGTCCCGCCTTATACCGAAGTGGTCTCACTCGACTTCGAGGATTACCCGTTTGAGGCCAGCAAGGCAGATCATCCCTGCGATCTCTGCGCGGCAGAGGACAGCTATCTGGATGAGGTGATCCTGGATGATGCGGGGAACCGGATGTTTGTCTGCTCCGACACGGACTATTGCCGATCCCGGCGTGACGCGGGCCATCTCGGCCGCCTGAGCGAGGAGGCCGCGTGA
- a CDS encoding carbon-phosphorus lyase complex subunit PhnI, producing MYVAVKGGERAIDNAHAWLAEERRGDTSVAELSLAQIREQLSLAVNRVMAEGSLYDPDLAALAIKQARGDLIEAVFLIRAYRTTLPRFGTTRPVETSRMACDRRISATFKDAPGGQVLGPTFDYTHRLLDFKLAAEADAEHQPQAQTAEPRDEHTPHILSFLDGENIIEQEPQTDAEPGDLTREPMSFPASRAVRLQSLTRGDEGFILGMAYSTQRGYARNHAFVGELRIGAVPVEMEIPELGFAIEIGEVELTECETVNQFKGSKTVPPQFTRGYGLVFGQSERKSIAMALVDRALRWEELGEDNLGAPAQDEEFVLSHADNIQATGFLEHIKLPHYVDFQSELELVRKLRREAAELAEQMAAREAAQ from the coding sequence ATGTATGTAGCCGTAAAAGGGGGCGAACGGGCGATTGACAACGCCCATGCCTGGCTCGCCGAGGAACGCCGTGGAGACACTTCTGTGGCGGAGTTGAGCCTCGCCCAGATCCGCGAACAGCTCAGTCTTGCCGTCAATCGCGTGATGGCGGAGGGCTCGCTCTATGACCCTGATCTGGCGGCTCTCGCGATCAAGCAGGCGCGCGGGGATCTGATCGAAGCGGTCTTTCTGATCCGCGCCTATCGCACCACCTTGCCACGGTTTGGCACGACACGGCCGGTTGAAACCAGCCGCATGGCCTGCGACCGCCGGATCTCTGCAACATTCAAGGACGCGCCGGGTGGACAGGTGCTGGGGCCGACGTTCGACTACACCCACCGGCTTTTGGATTTCAAACTCGCGGCGGAGGCCGATGCAGAACATCAGCCGCAGGCGCAGACAGCCGAGCCTAGGGATGAACACACCCCGCATATTCTGTCCTTCCTTGACGGTGAGAACATCATTGAGCAGGAACCCCAAACAGATGCCGAACCGGGTGATTTGACGCGGGAGCCGATGTCATTTCCGGCGAGCCGGGCGGTGCGTCTGCAGTCGCTGACCCGAGGCGATGAGGGCTTTATTCTTGGCATGGCCTATTCGACCCAGCGTGGCTATGCGCGCAACCATGCCTTCGTGGGTGAGTTACGTATCGGCGCCGTGCCGGTGGAGATGGAGATCCCCGAACTTGGCTTCGCCATCGAGATTGGCGAGGTTGAGTTGACGGAATGCGAGACTGTGAACCAGTTCAAAGGATCGAAAACCGTGCCTCCGCAGTTCACCCGTGGCTACGGGCTGGTGTTCGGTCAGTCAGAACGCAAATCTATCGCCATGGCGCTGGTCGATCGCGCCCTGCGCTGGGAAGAGCTCGGTGAAGACAACCTCGGCGCCCCCGCGCAGGACGAAGAGTTTGTCCTGAGCCATGCGGATAATATTCAGGCCACCGGTTTCCTGGAGCATATCAAGCTGCCGCACTACGTGGACTTCCAATCCGAATTGGAGCTGGTCCGCAAGCTGCGCCGCGAGGCAGCAGAGTTGGCAGAACAAATGGCAGCACGGGAGGCGGCACAATGA
- a CDS encoding histidine phosphatase family protein gives MIRLALLRHGHTDWNRAGRIQGRSDISLDDTARAELSAQSLPAPWDRASLWSSPLKRAAETAKLVAGRPPKTSPVLIEMNWGDWEGQHGKELKSDPTSGFRDIENWGWHYRPPGGETPQEVWERISPWLAHLTEDTVAVCHIGIMRMILARAHGWNFDGSAPFQIKRNRLFVVEIDGNGTLTPIADPVRLSKRAAE, from the coding sequence ATGATCAGGCTTGCTCTCTTGCGCCACGGCCACACCGATTGGAACCGCGCCGGCCGCATACAGGGGCGCAGTGACATCTCGCTGGACGACACTGCCCGCGCTGAACTTTCCGCGCAGTCCCTCCCCGCGCCATGGGATCGGGCGTCCCTCTGGTCCAGCCCCCTTAAACGCGCGGCTGAAACCGCGAAGCTGGTCGCAGGGCGCCCGCCTAAAACCAGCCCAGTCCTGATTGAAATGAACTGGGGCGACTGGGAAGGGCAACACGGCAAGGAGCTTAAATCCGATCCAACCAGCGGGTTTCGCGACATTGAAAATTGGGGGTGGCACTACCGCCCGCCCGGTGGGGAAACCCCGCAGGAGGTCTGGGAGCGGATCTCCCCTTGGCTTGCGCATCTGACAGAAGACACCGTTGCAGTCTGCCATATCGGCATCATGCGGATGATCCTCGCCCGGGCTCATGGCTGGAATTTTGACGGCTCCGCCCCGTTTCAGATCAAGCGCAATCGATTGTTCGTAGTGGAGATTGATGGCAACGGCACGCTCACGCCCATTGCCGACCCAGTGCGCCTCAGCAAACGGGCTGCGGAATGA
- the phnL gene encoding phosphonate C-P lyase system protein PhnL: MIELQNVSKSFILHNQGGAVIPVMEGASLQVAAGECIGLTGASGAGKSTLMRVIYGNYLAASGTVMIGGVDVARAAPREILALRRETLGYVSQFLRVVPRVPTLDVVAEPLLAVGVNPAAARDRAATLLAGLNIPERLWQLSPTTFSGGEQQRVNIARGFAHTYPAMLLDEPTASLDAQNRATVLSLIEEAKARGAAIIGIFHDEVAREQVCDRFVDVSAFTPKAAA, encoded by the coding sequence ATGATTGAACTTCAAAACGTGAGCAAGAGCTTTATCTTGCACAATCAAGGCGGCGCGGTCATCCCGGTCATGGAAGGCGCGAGCCTGCAGGTTGCGGCAGGGGAGTGTATTGGCCTTACGGGTGCGTCCGGAGCCGGAAAATCGACCCTGATGCGGGTGATTTACGGCAACTACCTGGCCGCCTCCGGGACGGTCATGATCGGTGGAGTGGATGTCGCTAGGGCCGCACCCCGCGAAATTCTGGCGCTGCGACGCGAGACGCTGGGCTATGTGAGCCAGTTTCTGCGGGTGGTGCCGAGGGTGCCGACACTGGATGTCGTGGCGGAGCCTCTTCTGGCTGTTGGGGTTAATCCGGCGGCGGCGCGCGACCGAGCAGCAACACTGCTCGCGGGGCTGAACATTCCCGAACGCCTTTGGCAGCTCAGTCCGACAACATTTTCCGGTGGGGAACAGCAGCGGGTGAACATCGCGCGGGGTTTTGCCCATACTTATCCTGCGATGTTGCTGGATGAGCCGACCGCGAGCCTTGATGCGCAAAACCGCGCCACGGTTTTAAGCCTGATCGAGGAGGCGAAGGCGCGCGGCGCGGCCATCATTGGAATTTTCCATGATGAGGTTGCGCGCGAACAGGTCTGTGATCGCTTTGTCGATGTGTCCGCCTTCACACCGAAGGCCGCCGCATGA
- a CDS encoding glycosyltransferase family protein, translated as MKVLIAVTHLLGTGHLSRALTLGRAFAAAGHRTYVVSGGGPAPHLDHSGVDLIQLPPLRSDGVAFNRLLAPTGELADDTYLNNRVEQLCDTLRDVEPDILITELFPFGRRSLKREFLALLDTANTLPSPPVILASIRDILAPPSKPKKAEDAATVLTTHYDGVLVHSDPQATRLEASWPVTPEISEKLHYTGYVAPAAPVPHPEGVGKGEILVSAGGGSVGSALYRVAAKAAKLRPALRWRILIGGNNAAEEIAHLKAKDGETDAILEPARPDFRQMLQGAAASVSMCGYNTALDLLQTGAPAVIVPFDAGNEVEQSLRAASLTPLDGITSLAAADLTPEMLCAALDDVISAPARPTDGFRFDGAARTVEIACNLVKERA; from the coding sequence ATGAAAGTTCTGATTGCCGTGACGCATCTATTGGGCACAGGACATCTGTCCCGTGCCCTGACGCTGGGTCGTGCCTTCGCCGCTGCCGGGCATCGGACCTATGTGGTATCGGGCGGCGGACCCGCACCTCACCTTGATCACAGCGGCGTTGATCTGATCCAGCTGCCGCCGCTGCGCTCTGACGGCGTGGCGTTTAACAGATTGCTGGCTCCAACCGGCGAGCTGGCGGACGATACCTATCTCAACAATCGTGTTGAGCAGCTCTGCGATACACTTCGAGATGTCGAACCCGATATCCTGATCACCGAGTTGTTCCCCTTCGGTCGGCGCAGCCTGAAGCGGGAGTTTCTGGCACTTTTGGATACGGCCAACACTCTGCCCAGCCCCCCGGTCATTCTGGCATCAATACGCGACATTCTCGCACCACCTTCAAAACCCAAGAAGGCGGAGGATGCCGCTACTGTCCTGACGACACATTACGACGGCGTGCTGGTGCATTCCGACCCGCAGGCCACCCGGTTGGAGGCCTCATGGCCGGTGACACCCGAAATCTCGGAGAAACTTCACTACACGGGATACGTTGCTCCAGCTGCGCCGGTGCCGCATCCTGAGGGTGTTGGCAAAGGCGAGATCCTTGTCAGCGCCGGTGGCGGCAGCGTTGGGTCTGCACTTTATCGGGTTGCTGCAAAAGCCGCCAAATTGCGACCTGCCCTGCGATGGCGCATCCTGATAGGCGGAAATAATGCAGCGGAGGAAATCGCGCATCTAAAAGCGAAGGATGGCGAGACGGATGCTATTCTGGAGCCAGCGCGGCCAGACTTTCGCCAGATGCTGCAGGGCGCTGCCGCCTCAGTCAGCATGTGCGGCTACAACACCGCACTGGACTTGCTGCAGACGGGTGCGCCTGCGGTGATTGTTCCCTTTGATGCGGGCAACGAAGTTGAGCAATCTCTGCGTGCCGCCAGTCTCACCCCACTCGACGGCATCACCTCTCTGGCTGCCGCCGATTTGACGCCGGAGATGCTTTGCGCGGCATTGGATGATGTCATCTCCGCCCCTGCCCGACCGACGGATGGCTTCCGGTTTGACGGCGCCGCCCGAACGGTAGAGATTGCGTGCAACTTGGTAAAGGAGCGTGCATGA
- a CDS encoding DUF1045 domain-containing protein: MTVTRYAIYYVPPAQAEWSRFASSWLGWDVHEGSPLDHPTGTGLDVAAITDVPRKYGLHATIKPPFRLAEGTTFDALAERFAQFASAAKPVILDGLSLTRLGRFLALCPRGDQLGLNRLAFDCVRDLDEFRAPATLDELEKRRASGLSPAQEQALVTWGYPYVGDSFRFHITLSGKRPKAELPAIESVLQDRLVPQLPTPFVIGDLALVGEGSDGRFHLLHRHTLSG; this comes from the coding sequence GTGACAGTCACGCGATACGCGATCTATTATGTCCCGCCTGCACAGGCGGAATGGAGCCGGTTTGCATCCAGTTGGCTGGGTTGGGACGTGCATGAGGGATCTCCGTTGGACCATCCCACCGGCACCGGCCTCGACGTGGCGGCCATCACCGATGTGCCGCGCAAATACGGGCTGCATGCGACCATAAAGCCACCGTTTCGGCTTGCGGAGGGTACGACATTTGACGCGCTGGCCGAGCGGTTTGCGCAGTTCGCCTCTGCTGCAAAACCGGTGATACTGGACGGGCTGTCCCTGACCCGACTTGGCCGTTTCCTCGCCCTGTGCCCGCGCGGGGATCAATTGGGGTTGAACCGTCTTGCATTTGACTGCGTTCGCGATCTGGATGAATTTCGCGCCCCCGCCACACTTGATGAGCTGGAGAAACGACGCGCCAGTGGGTTGTCTCCCGCACAGGAACAAGCGCTGGTGACATGGGGCTACCCTTATGTAGGCGACAGTTTCCGCTTCCACATCACCTTGAGCGGCAAGCGGCCCAAAGCGGAGCTGCCTGCCATAGAGTCTGTGTTGCAGGATCGTTTGGTTCCCCAGCTGCCAACGCCCTTTGTCATTGGCGATCTGGCTTTGGTTGGTGAGGGCAGCGACGGACGGTTTCACCTGCTGCATCGTCACACCCTTTCCGGCTGA
- the phnG gene encoding phosphonate C-P lyase system protein PhnG gives MNSEKSMTAGENGNHANRKAWMSLLATADAKALQDLWQDYGCNPDHTWLRPPEVGGVMVQGRMGASGAPFNLGEMTVTRCALTLPDGTVGHGYVQGRSKGQAETAAKVDALMQTGAAEDVRRHILSPLEAARQARKMSRAAKAAATKVDFFTMVRGED, from the coding sequence ACGCCAACCGCAAGGCGTGGATGAGCCTGCTTGCCACGGCAGACGCAAAAGCGCTGCAAGATCTGTGGCAGGACTACGGGTGCAATCCCGATCACACATGGCTTCGTCCGCCGGAGGTTGGTGGCGTCATGGTCCAGGGACGTATGGGGGCAAGCGGCGCGCCCTTCAATCTGGGTGAAATGACTGTCACGCGCTGCGCGCTGACACTGCCGGATGGCACTGTCGGGCACGGATATGTGCAGGGGCGCAGCAAGGGTCAGGCAGAGACTGCGGCCAAGGTCGATGCGCTGATGCAGACAGGCGCAGCAGAGGATGTTCGTCGCCATATTCTGTCACCGCTTGAGGCTGCAAGGCAGGCGCGAAAAATGAGCCGAGCTGCAAAAGCCGCTGCGACAAAAGTTGATTTTTTCACCATGGTGCGAGGGGAAGACTGA
- the phnN gene encoding phosphonate metabolism protein/1,5-bisphosphokinase (PRPP-forming) PhnN, which produces MSPGSVKAPVIAVVGPSGVGKDSLMEALLKRIPGLVRQRRIITRAPELGGEDYDAVTEDRFAALCVAPGFALHWEAHGLRYAIPRDIDELRNRASGVLVNLSRKVLLEAEAAFGTLVILSVTATPEVLAERLMTRGREDRAEIERRLARAATPMPAGLSQVIEIDNSGQLEEAVQAAETALMPWLQPERV; this is translated from the coding sequence ATGAGTCCGGGATCAGTCAAAGCGCCGGTGATTGCCGTGGTCGGCCCGTCGGGCGTCGGCAAGGACAGCCTGATGGAGGCGCTACTTAAGCGCATTCCGGGCTTGGTGAGGCAGCGCAGGATCATTACCCGCGCACCGGAACTCGGCGGGGAAGACTACGACGCTGTGACTGAGGATCGGTTTGCAGCGCTTTGTGTCGCGCCGGGTTTTGCCCTGCACTGGGAAGCGCATGGGCTACGCTACGCGATTCCGCGGGATATTGACGAGCTGCGCAATCGGGCCTCGGGGGTTCTGGTGAACCTCTCACGCAAGGTACTGCTGGAGGCTGAGGCGGCCTTCGGCACGTTGGTTATTCTTTCTGTCACGGCAACACCCGAGGTGCTCGCCGAACGGCTTATGACGCGCGGGCGTGAGGATCGCGCGGAGATTGAGCGCAGGCTTGCCCGTGCGGCAACACCTATGCCTGCCGGATTGTCGCAGGTGATTGAGATCGACAACAGTGGTCAGTTGGAAGAGGCGGTCCAAGCAGCGGAAACCGCCCTGATGCCCTGGCTTCAGCCGGAAAGGGTGTGA
- a CDS encoding alpha-D-ribose 1-methylphosphonate 5-triphosphate diphosphatase — protein sequence MTEPLILANATLVLPGETRVGSITLTEGVITDIADGASVPKGAVDLDGDYLCPGLVELHTDNLERHIQPRPKVDWPHAAAIIAHDAELAGTGITTVFDAMRVGSIKAAESRYGAYARSLASELLELREQDALKISHFLHLRAEVCSETLVDELNEFGEADRVGLVSLMDHTPGQRQFRDMSKLEAYVKGKHGFDDDGFKAHVAGLKRMRDTYGDLHEVEAVKAARRFGAVLASHDDTTAEQVAVSAGHGIHLAEFPTTVEAARACHDHGIKVMMGAPNLIRGGSHSGNVAAKDLAQLELLDVLSSDYVPAALLLAAAQLGELWGDFARGLATVTSAPADAVNLTDRGRIDIGKRADLIRFRMRAGVPALGAVWSRGNRVA from the coding sequence ATGACAGAACCTTTGATCCTTGCCAATGCCACTCTTGTCCTTCCCGGTGAAACCCGCGTCGGCTCCATTACCCTGACAGAGGGGGTGATCACTGACATTGCGGATGGCGCATCCGTTCCCAAGGGCGCTGTTGATCTTGACGGTGATTATCTTTGCCCTGGTCTTGTGGAACTGCACACGGATAATCTGGAACGCCATATCCAACCCCGCCCCAAGGTAGATTGGCCCCACGCCGCAGCGATTATCGCACATGATGCTGAGCTGGCAGGCACCGGTATCACCACAGTTTTCGATGCGATGCGGGTGGGCTCCATCAAAGCGGCGGAATCCCGATATGGTGCATATGCGCGCAGCCTTGCAAGCGAGCTGCTTGAGTTGCGCGAGCAGGATGCGCTGAAAATCAGCCATTTCCTGCATCTGCGCGCCGAAGTCTGTTCTGAGACGCTTGTTGATGAGCTGAACGAATTTGGTGAGGCCGACCGTGTCGGCCTTGTCTCCTTGATGGATCATACTCCAGGGCAGAGACAGTTCCGTGATATGTCGAAGCTGGAAGCCTATGTCAAAGGCAAGCACGGCTTTGACGACGATGGTTTCAAGGCGCATGTCGCCGGGTTGAAGCGCATGCGCGACACCTACGGTGATCTGCACGAGGTGGAGGCCGTGAAGGCCGCGCGCCGCTTTGGTGCGGTCCTGGCAAGTCATGATGATACAACCGCAGAGCAGGTGGCGGTGTCCGCCGGTCACGGTATCCATTTGGCGGAATTTCCCACCACGGTAGAGGCCGCGCGGGCCTGTCACGACCATGGTATCAAGGTGATGATGGGGGCACCTAACCTGATCCGGGGGGGATCGCATTCCGGCAATGTCGCAGCCAAGGATCTGGCACAGCTGGAACTCCTTGATGTGTTGTCCTCGGACTATGTGCCTGCGGCCCTGTTGCTGGCGGCAGCGCAGCTTGGCGAACTCTGGGGCGATTTTGCGCGTGGTCTGGCAACGGTCACTTCGGCCCCGGCGGATGCGGTTAATCTTACGGATCGTGGGCGTATCGACATTGGCAAGCGGGCGGATTTGATCCGCTTTCGAATGCGGGCTGGCGTTCCAGCGCTGGGTGCGGTCTGGTCGCGTGGCAATCGTGTCGCCTGA